AAATACCGAGGTCCGATCCACTTCAGACTGAGAATATTTTCTGCAAAAGTAAGCGCTACACAGTGACTGAGGAATGTTTATCCTCACGTTAATCTTATCGCTAAACGCatgtatataaatatgccGACATAAGTATGTACATAATTTTCACCTCGATAAATAGTGGAAGGTATCTctaaatatttatgtttacAGAACTTAAAAAACTTTGTCttgaataaaatgtatataacaatGCATATAATTAAACACTGAACTGATAAATACATTCACAATTTTAACGTCCCAACTATGATTTACAGATTTTCAAAAcatactattttcttttttaattttaaatgtattaaacattataaaattataaaatcaaaCGTGCATTAATAGCGAGAAATTACCTATACATATATAACTATCTTCACCTATCTTTTCAGTTTGAACAacttaattttttatcaatgttGACTTATTCAGTAATATCTACAGAGTAACAAAAATCATCCAATCACATATGAAGTTTGTATATAAACCAATACATGTTATATTATTGTAGGTCGagtaaaaatgaattattgtGAGTTGAAATTTGAACAACTCTACTCAATGAATGTTGCCAACATACAGTATCGGAATTGATCGGAACTGATCTCGAAATCTCGAGTGCTTTCAGTGCTTTGTGCGTAATATGGGAGGttgtaaataataaagtacaaaaGAGAGGCTACATTTTTACTTATCCTTATTGCAAGATTTGACAAAATTTGAGAAATGTCTCGCCATCGTGATGTGCGGTGCATGAATTATTCAGAAGGtataaattactatttacgttaaattattattcaattgtTCTTTAAATACTTTAATGTTTTCTAAGCTAACATACGTTTTTTTaaagaatatgaaaattacGACGAGGTGTATGGACATTCTGTAGAAGATGACTATTGTGTATCTCCTAGTGGTAAGTTTTATTCAATACAAAATTGTACAAGTAGATTTGTATAAACATTTcagtaatttcaattatagCGGAACAGTTCTTATTTGATCGGAGTAAGCAACAAAATATTGCATCCTTCATCACGGAACCAGACATACTAGAAGACAATGAAGATAATAGGGAATCTTTGTCACCTtctaaagaagaagaaagagtgCTTACAGAATTAGAAAGAGCCAAACTTATATCGTGTATGGAATCTATCAAGAATATTATAGGAGATACAGTTCCTGAAACTGAAATAAAGAACAAGattattaaatcaaattttgATGCAGAAGTAGCACTTGATTTAGTTTTAAAAGAATCCCCTCCAAAAACTGTTATTGGTATGTATATCTATTATATGTAAgtacatatataaatttttataatctttataccctaatttaaataacaaatttttagaATCATCTACAGGCCATAAGGATAATTTAGAACTTTATTCAGGTATGTGATTTATAGCTATTCATTTAAATGATAAACAagttgatatttataaattatattcatatttttattgataattattttttgacCTGTGATCTCTTTTGTTTCATGTGCTGTTCTTTAATCCGTCGGTAAGGTAAGATGCTACACCTATTAAGCTACAATCTACTTCATTTGTTATaccaaaattttcatttaacaaaCAGAATAACattcaaaattctaatatgAATTCATGTTTTGCACGTAATATAGAAAGTTTAAGAACTTTATCTATTAGTAATTCTCCCATAATATCTTCTTCTTTACCTGGATGTATATCAAATCATATTGATTCAGTAACATCAAATTCTACAAATGACccttgtaaaaataatttagacGCGGTATCATTTAAATCTCTAGCTGATTTAACAGCTCACCATTTACAAAAATCTACTAATTTAATTGGTAGTACAAATTTTAATGGAGAGGCATCTTTATGCAGTACAAATTTTGTGATAccaaaattatcaattaaaaacGATAAGTCTAATGACTTAGAAAATGTAcaattaaattcatttgatagtaaaataaatataaatttagaaTCAATATATGACCAGGAGAAAGATGATTCTATGGATTCACTTGAAAGgagtatatctaatgtactTGCTCTTTCAAGGAATTATACTGatcataatattaaaaataaatcacaAAATATGGAATTAGAAGAAAATTCAACAAATGTGAGTGGTACTCGAACACCCTCACCAGATCCTTGGATTATTGATTTGAGTTCTGCTTTGAAAGAAGCTACATCCTTAGTTGTAGATACCTGTACTGATACAAAATCAAAAGCATTAAAAGATGTTAGTAACGTCATTCCTAATTCACGTTTACAGACTTCTAATGAAAATACTGATATTCCATATGCAATGCTCCCTACAACGCTGAATTTAAGTAGTTTGAAACACGCTAAACTTCCGTatacaaaaagaaatgtaTCTCTATTTGGCAGAACATTGTGTCGAAtgtggaaaatgaaaaaaccaCTTCTTAAATCTCAATTAGAACAACATCAaactatacaaaaatttgatttttcaattcCATATATGTAGCTGTATTTGACAAAACATGTTGCAATGTATGGATTAAATTAGGTATAAAGTTTCTGCGGTACAAAATACGAtgtttaaatacaatttttataaatatagcttttgattattttatatgaaatcATGAATATATGGAAAAATCGGGTGTTTTAAGAAAAGAGTTCAATACTTTAAAGGTAGATAGTACTAAAATGTGGGAACTATCTATTTTTAAAGTCCTGAACTTCTGGGTTTTTAATACACAGAGAAGGGACCAGTAACTATTAgaactttaattattttggaaattttacagttatgaaaatattttcttatattttcttGTGAGCGAAGCTCATGGTTATCAAGGTGCTAATAGGTACTAGTCCACTATTTATATATATCAGGACCTTTATATAAtactaaaaaataatttctctttGTACAATTATGTTTACTATAATATGTTATTTTTGTGtacataatattattaaaattttaaagcgGTGATtaggaattttttaaattaaaattgtacttttagaatttataataataatatgtttTTATATCAAAATCTTTACATCCTacttttttatatatgtatatatatatataacatcacaataacaatagtttacgAGAAATTTTACAATAGGTAACAAATTGTCATCCAAACCTACATTTCAAGTTACGGCACCATCCAATGTGAAAATTCTACATGCTGGAAAACGACCTGCTGTACAAGGTTTTGATTTGAGTGGAACAGAGAATACAGATACGCTAAATTCTCGTGTTGAGAGTCCTCGTTCTCGAAGTCCATATTCTGATCATAATAGCCCAGAAATAAGGAGAAAAGAACGTACTGTACCAAAGGAGGAAAAAGGCAATTTCTTCAAATGCAAACAGTCCCCGATGTCAGTCACCAGTACCAGGACATGTAACACCCGACTTTGATTCTAAGCCAAAACttaatgaagaaaaatatgatgTTTTAAAAGTATATAAAGATAAAAGAGGAGATAGCAAAGAACACATACATTTAGTTGTAGTCGGTCATGTGGATGCTGGTAAAAGCACTCTATTAGGTCGACTTTTGTGTGATTTAGGCCAAGTTCCCTCAAGACTAATTCACAAATATCAGCAAGAAAGTAAAAAGATAGGAAAACAGTCATTTGCTTATGCATGGGTCCTTGACGAAACAGGAGAAGAACGGTAATTGATACCTTTGATCTAACAAAACCTTTGTAATTTAtatcattgaatttatttcatgCATACTTTTAACAGGGAACGTGGAATAACTATGGATATTGGTCATTCTAAATTTGAAACAGAGACAAAATCTATCACTTTATTAGATGCACCTGGACATAAAGACTTCATTCCTAATATGATTACTGGTGCTACTCAAGCAGATGTGGCTTTATTAGTTGTAGATGCAACTAGGGGAGAATTTGAAACTGGTTTTGATAGTGGAGGTCAAACTAGAGAACATGCACTATTATTACGTTCTTTAGGTATTTTATATACAATGTTTATATAACACAGTTAtatatttccatttatttaaatgaattgtttttttttttaggtgTATTACAATTAGCAgtggtaataaataaattagataCTGTCGATTGGTCAAAAGAAAGATTTAACGAAATAGTGGAGAAAATGAgtgtatttttaaaacaagCTGGATTCAAAGATAACATCCCTTTTGTTCCCTGTAGTGGTCTATCTGGCGAAAATATAGTAACCAAACCTAAAGAATCTTTATCTAACTGGTATAACTATTATTTCAAAAGTTGAATATGgttaaataagtaaaataatgTATTAATTAGTATCTTTTATCATGCAGGTATACGGGACCTACTTTAGTTGATGTTAtagataattttaaatgtcCCGAACGCCCTATAAACAAACCTTTCCGTTTCTCGGtcaatgatatatttaaagGTACAGGATCTGGATTTTGTGTTTCTGGACATGTGGAAACAGGTATGGTATCTTTGGGTGACAAAGTTTTAATACTTCCACGGAATGAAACTGCTGTGATTAAAGGTATGTGAACCTAATGTACATCTCAAGttcaattttccttttatatatttagatatttCAGGGAAAATGATATGATTGAATTTTAGGTTTGCAGGTGGATGAAGCATCTACAACAAACGCATTTGCTGGAGATCATGTTTCGTTAACGTTATCGGGAATCGACCAACAAAATGTTGGAATTGGTGATATCATTTGTATCCCACAAAATCCAGTTCCTGTAACTACATGTTTCGAAGCGCATATAGTTGTATTTGCAGTTAAAATACCAATTATGAAAGGTCTTCCAGTAGTGATGCACCAACAATCTCTAGTACAACCAGCTGTAGTTACGAAATTAATAGCCCAAATTCACCGAACTACCGGTGAGACCATAAAAAAGAAACCGCGTTGTTTACCAAAAAATTCGAGTGCTATTGTTGAAATTAGAACACAAAATCCAGTTTGTATGGAATTATATAAAGATGTTAAACAGTTAGGTCGAATTACGCTACGCGTGGAAGGGACAACTATTGCAGCTGGACTGATTACAAAAATCAAGTAgtaatataacaattttatattactaTCCTAGTGTTATAATGGTAGagattcatttaaatattcatcTGGTACTGTAACTAAATTGCAGCTATTACACTTACATATTgctgaaaatatataaaaattatcatcATGTTTGTTAAATTATGTCAATACATTATGTACATATAGGTTCATTTGCTATAACAAGATCACTTCTTTTATAGTCAGTATATAAtgtgtaatatatttataatgattTGTAACATTTTTAACGTGAAGTTAGTGTaatatgtttaataaaattattcggaATAAATTTGATTACTCATTCACTAGGTAACTTCCATGTTTTGTAATCCAATAActcattaattttgttttaatataataataattatagtgttatggtaattatataaaaattgtatgtaTTCTCATGTTTCCTGAATGTTCATTTATCTAGCACAACTTCTACATCCTCCAAATGGAACATCTATACTATTTCCTGTGTTAGGTCTCCCTAATCTGCGTGTTGGTGGACGTGGTGGCCTAAATATGAaaacagaattttaattacgaattatatagaaaatatatttatatcgcTTCTTACCCAGATCCAGGTCTATAATCTCTTGTATATTCACTTCCATGTTTGTTCATATCTGGATTGATCAATGTTCTGAAActattaaatttgttaaaatatatttcgATCTTTCACAAAAGTAATAACTATAAAAAGTGATAGAGATCACTTACAACATAACAACCATATAAATTGTACCAGTGAAGAATCTGAATACTTTTAAATGTAGTGGAGTTGTGTCCAAAACCTTACCAtctgaaaaaatgaaatacattaatatttaatagaatttcacatttattcaaataaagttaaattgtaaaatgttaataaacGTACAGAGGTTAAGGTACTTACCATTCGATATGTAAACCATATTTTCTGATTTCTTTGTACTCAAATTTATTTACTAAATCTTTCAATTAgtcgaattaaaaattttgtttaattaaatttatacaaatacaaTGTCACTCTAAACGTATTTTCGTGTTTTGACGCTTTGAACACCACGTCATACAGGATCTATTATTCATACCAATTCATACGCATAcacatgtatgtacatatatatgtatgtattctatacatacatatatgttcATATATTGGGTTTTCAAACTTGGATTTCTACACATTGCATCGGTTATATTGTAAATAACCCTTGAGGACGGGTAAGTCATATGTACCTACAATTTACTTTTCAAATATACACATgtgatttaaaattttatcgacACATATATTTaatctttatattttatattactatAAACTATATATtctaaatttgaattatagaAGAAAGATTCGAATCGCGTCGCGCTAAAATTTTGAGTAAAGGCGCTAGAAATGCGAAACGAATGacttttaaataacaaaatataaccgtataatAAGGAATGTAGGTTCATCTTCGAAATTCATATGAGATCAATCatcaaaattttcttaaaatccGCGCTGTATTTGAAATTTACGTTAGTGCGTATAATATCACATCAAATTTTGGTAGTCCCCGAAATACCGGAAACGTCCTTTGGTTCGTTTGCCGCCAAAGCAAGCTGTGTGTTGTGATGAAATTGTTTATCCTTTGATTCAAGattcttcattttataaaagatTAAGTGAGAGATTTGATATAAAGAAAACGATCTGATAAACTGTTTTTCAGAATTGTTGCCGTCAAATTCTTGTCTTACAGTAAAATTATCGGTTAAACAAAGAAGACGATGGCCAAAGTTCAGCTAGCAAATGTAGCTGTTCTCGATAATCCTTCACCGTTTCTAAATCCATTTCAGTTCGAAGTTACTTTTGAATGTATCGAAGAACTGAAAGAAGGTAGTTTATTTaatcttattcttattcttaaaTATAAGTATACAGTTAGATTAACACTGTGAACAAGAAATACATACTTGAATATTTTTAGCACTTATGCTAGGTTAGCTTCAGCGgtttaataatgaattttccaAGGACGAGTCTGTAGATTTATCATTAtgatttttgtataaaaaagaagattgATATCCATTGAtttgattatatttttttgACAATTAATGCTATGAATCATTCTATCATAAATAAGTTGTATTTAATCATAATGATAACAATGGAATTGCAGATTTAGAATGGAAGATGATCTATGTCGGCAGTGCCGAATCCGAAGAATTCGATCAAGTTTTAGATACAATTTATGTTGGTCCAATTCCTGAAGGGAGGCATATGTTTGTATTTCAAGTaagttaataacaaaattttatctgtaatttaaattgtaaCATAAAAGCCATTGTTTAAGATTATGATTAAAGTGTGTTTAATAATACCATTTTTCATGTacattgaattattatttattttaggcTGATCCTCCAGACGTCAGTAGAATTCCAGTTAATGATGCATTAGGTGTTACAGTTGTTTTACTGACTTGTTCATACAGAGGACATGAGTTTGTACGTGTTGGCTActttataaataatgaatacacAGATGCAGAACTTAGAGAAAATCCACCGCCACAGCCTCAGTTTGATAAGGTGCAACGAAATATCTTAGGAGATAAACCACGTGTCACtagatttaaaataaattgggATGATAGTGCTAGTTCAACAACAAACAATGTACCAGAAGGCATGGATCCACAGAGCCTGGAAGAAACATCACAAGATGCCCCCACATCAACCTTGGGTTTTACAGAAAGCACACACAACAGTATGGAAGTAATGTAAATGTCAATTTACTGCCAATGATGAATAAGCTAGCACAGACCATAATATGAAGAATGAAGTAGTGCCTGGAATAAAGAGTCAAATGGTTCATATATTTGGATACctcaaagaaagaaaaaacttatggaaaataataaatttccgACAGTGTATGTTaattggttttttttttttgttgaaataagCTTATAGGTTATAATAATGTTGAAAAATAGATAATGTGATAATTTAAACTTTATTTGggaataattttgtttattactgATTGTGAGTACTGATGCATTATTATTTGCATTGAAACTCAActaagaattattaattacatatcaTTTGAAACAACAAAAATGTGAATTAAAGAAAACTAAATATGctgaaaaatgttttaaaatcaaaGCATAAAACAACAATATGTAATAATACGTCTTAAATGAATAATTCTGGACTCTGGACactaacaaaaaaaaaaggagagctGTTTATATTCTAAAACTGATATTCTAAAAATGTTCAAAGCTTTGTGTTTAGTATTTTAAGTATTATAATATGGCTTATTATTGTATCGTAAATCGATAGAAATAAGGCTGTTCCCATTTCATcagtgtatgtacatatatactaAAATGAGAAATACATATTATGTTTTTTACTTCATTAAATTtggtttttaaatatttcacctTCAATGATTCCGTGTATATACTGTAAAAACCTAATACTTGTTTACTTGTTGTGacgttaaataaattgataatgaaaaatatgtacGAGATAAGAACCAAACGTGACGTAAAAAACACATGTATACGTAAATAAATCAACGTCGACATTGACAATTGTAATTACTAAAGACGGCCCTTTAAAGTGTTTTATAATGTAGGTGACGATGCGTTTGTATTAGTTTGTCGAAACGTTTTACATGTGGTCGATGGCTACCATGCATCTTAATGGACATAAGAGAATCATTTACGAGTTCAATttgttatattaaaattttgaactGACCATACAAAAGGAACGATGGTTTTCAATATAGAACTTCGGTGCCTATAACTTTaagaaatacaaattaaactaAAGTCGAGTTGAAGGTCTGAATAGGTATCgattttttttatagataTTTTCAACCCCGCT
This region of Osmia bicornis bicornis chromosome 5, iOsmBic2.1, whole genome shotgun sequence genomic DNA includes:
- the LOC114878066 gene encoding selenoprotein K-like; this encodes MVYISNDGKVLDTTPLHLKVFRFFTGTIYMVVMFFRTLINPDMNKHGSEYTRDYRPGSGPPRPPTRRLGRPNTGNSIDVPFGGCRSCAR
- the LOC114878064 gene encoding histone chaperone asf1 — encoded protein: MAKVQLANVAVLDNPSPFLNPFQFEVTFECIEELKEDLEWKMIYVGSAESEEFDQVLDTIYVGPIPEGRHMFVFQADPPDVSRIPVNDALGVTVVLLTCSYRGHEFVRVGYFINNEYTDAELRENPPPQPQFDKVQRNILGDKPRVTRFKINWDDSASSTTNNVPEGMDPQSLEETSQDAPTSTLGFTESTHNSMEVM
- the LOC114878058 gene encoding LOW QUALITY PROTEIN: protein HBS1 (The sequence of the model RefSeq protein was modified relative to this genomic sequence to represent the inferred CDS: deleted 1 base in 1 codon); this translates as MSRHRDVRCMNYSEEYENYDEVYGHSVEDDYCVSPSAEQFLFDRSKQQNIASFITEPDILEDNEDNRESLSPSKEEERVLTELERAKLISCMESIKNIIGDTVPETEIKNKIIKSNFDAEVALDLVLKESPPKTVIESSTGHKDNLELYSGNKLSSKPTFQVTAPSNVKILHAGKRPAVQGFDLSGTENTDTLNSRVESPRSRSPYSDHNSPEIRRKERTVPKEKKAISSNANSPRCQSPVPGHVTPDFDSKPKLNEEKYDVLKVYKDKRGDSKEHIHLVVVGHVDAGKSTLLGRLLCDLGQVPSRLIHKYQQESKKIGKQSFAYAWVLDETGEERERGITMDIGHSKFETETKSITLLDAPGHKDFIPNMITGATQADVALLVVDATRGEFETGFDSGGQTREHALLLRSLGVLQLAVVINKLDTVDWSKERFNEIVEKMSVFLKQAGFKDNIPFVPCSGLSGENIVTKPKESLSNWYTGPTLVDVIDNFKCPERPINKPFRFSVNDIFKGTGSGFCVSGHVETGMVSLGDKVLILPRNETAVIKGLQVDEASTTNAFAGDHVSLTLSGIDQQNVGIGDIICIPQNPVPVTTCFEAHIVVFAVKIPIMKGLPVVMHQQSLVQPAVVTKLIAQIHRTTGETIKKKPRCLPKNSSAIVEIRTQNPVCMELYKDVKQLGRITLRVEGTTIAAGLITKIK